The proteins below come from a single Nocardioides eburneiflavus genomic window:
- a CDS encoding trans-aconitate 2-methyltransferase, which produces MSHAWDPDRYLAYADERGRPFVDLLARVPAETPREVVDLGCGPGNLTSLLAERWRGARVTGVDSSPEMIATASEIIGIRWEVGDLRDWAEPDPLALRAPIDVLVSNATLQWVPGHLDLLPGLLDRVAPGGWFAFQVPGNFDEPSHTARTDLAAQEPYAQHVRDARVPASHDPATYARVLLDLGCDVDAWETTYLHVLTGEDPVFDWVSGTGARPTLQALPDDLRPRFEDEFKALLREAYPADGAGRVVLPFRRIFVVARKPQGVPVR; this is translated from the coding sequence ATGAGCCACGCCTGGGACCCTGACCGCTACCTCGCGTACGCCGACGAGCGCGGCCGGCCGTTCGTCGACCTGCTCGCGCGGGTCCCCGCCGAGACGCCCCGCGAGGTCGTCGACCTCGGCTGCGGCCCCGGCAACCTCACCTCCCTCCTGGCCGAGCGGTGGCGCGGGGCGCGGGTGACCGGCGTCGACAGCAGTCCCGAGATGATCGCGACCGCGAGCGAGATCATCGGCATCCGGTGGGAGGTCGGCGACCTGCGCGACTGGGCCGAGCCCGACCCCCTCGCGCTGCGCGCGCCGATCGACGTGCTCGTCTCCAACGCGACCCTCCAGTGGGTCCCCGGGCACCTCGACCTGCTGCCCGGCCTGCTCGACCGGGTCGCGCCCGGCGGGTGGTTCGCCTTCCAGGTGCCGGGCAACTTCGACGAGCCGAGCCACACCGCCCGTACGGACCTCGCCGCCCAGGAGCCGTACGCCCAGCACGTGCGCGACGCCCGCGTGCCCGCCAGCCACGACCCCGCGACGTATGCCCGGGTGCTGCTCGACCTCGGCTGCGACGTCGATGCGTGGGAGACGACCTACCTGCACGTCCTCACCGGGGAGGACCCGGTCTTCGACTGGGTCTCTGGGACCGGGGCGCGCCCCACCCTCCAGGCCCTGCCCGACGACCTGCGCCCCCGGTTCGAGGACGAGTTCAAGGCGCTGCTGCGCGAGGCCTACCCCGCGGACGGGGCCGGCCGGGTGGTCCTGCCGTTCCGCCGGATCTTCGTGGTCGCGCGCAAGCCCCAGGGCGTGCCGGTCCGATGA
- a CDS encoding hotdog fold domain-containing protein — MPAVLDLWKKTSALPLGNRFFSLAFSQKAPYFATIRPRFTVIEPDHAELVIPKRRGVHNHIGTVHAIALCNGLEAAMGALAESTIPRDRRWIPKGMEVAYTAKASSDITCIAETDPEQWTAEVGDGYDLPVRVRGVRADGTVVVEGEIRLWITASAAPRG; from the coding sequence ATGCCTGCCGTCCTCGACCTCTGGAAGAAGACCTCCGCACTGCCCCTGGGCAACCGGTTCTTCTCGCTCGCCTTCAGCCAGAAGGCGCCCTACTTCGCCACCATCCGCCCGCGCTTCACCGTGATCGAGCCCGACCACGCCGAGCTGGTGATCCCGAAGCGGCGCGGCGTGCACAACCACATCGGCACCGTGCACGCCATCGCGCTCTGCAACGGTCTCGAGGCTGCGATGGGTGCGCTGGCGGAGTCGACGATCCCGCGCGACCGCCGCTGGATCCCCAAGGGGATGGAGGTCGCCTACACCGCCAAGGCCAGCTCCGACATCACCTGCATCGCCGAGACCGATCCGGAGCAGTGGACCGCCGAGGTTGGTGACGGCTACGACCTGCCGGTGCGGGTGCGAGGCGTACGCGCCGACGGCACGGTCGTGGTCGAGGGCGAGATCCGGCTGTGGATCACCGCCAGTGCGGCGCCGCGAGGCTAG
- a CDS encoding ABC-F family ATP-binding cassette domain-containing protein produces the protein MANLINLERVSKSYGVRPLLDDVSLGISVGERVGVVGRNGDGKTTLLEVMTGIEQPDAGRVSRTRGIEIGYLHQGDELVDTHSVREAVLGGREDHEWAADPTTRQVVEELLAGVTLDRAVVGLSGGERRRCALAALLLSRHDLVILDEPTNHLDVEAVAWLASHLVSLPSALIVVTHDRWFLDEVCQTTWEVHDGAVDAYEGGYAAYVLAKAERQRQAAASETRRQNLARKELAWLRRGPPARTSKPKFRIDAANALIDDVPPPRDRMELQRFASQRLGKDVIDIEDVDLSRGERELLRHATWRIGPGDRIGIVGVNGAGKTSLLSLISGALPPDVGRVKHGRTVEMQHLTQALDEIDPEARVLPTVESIRRVTKTIDGQEITATSLLERFGFTGDRLTARLGDLSGGERRRFQLLKLLLIEPNVLLLDEPTNDLDIDTLNVLEDFLDSWPGTLIVVSHDRYFLERVTDSTWALLGDGQVSMLPRGVDEYLERRSSEQQTARSSEQRVARNEVATGESRPGAPHADTGHGPQQKARPGSAEDRAARKVLAKVEKQLERIAAREAELHAEMEANLSDYDLLARVGARLGELAAEKEELELEWLEASEVVE, from the coding sequence ATGGCGAACCTCATCAACCTCGAGCGCGTCTCGAAGTCCTACGGCGTGCGGCCGCTGCTCGACGACGTCTCCCTCGGCATCTCGGTGGGGGAGCGGGTCGGCGTCGTGGGCCGCAACGGCGACGGCAAGACCACCCTGCTCGAGGTGATGACCGGCATCGAGCAGCCCGACGCGGGCCGGGTCTCGCGCACCCGCGGGATCGAGATCGGCTACCTCCACCAGGGCGACGAGCTCGTCGACACCCACAGCGTCCGCGAGGCGGTGCTCGGTGGCCGGGAGGACCACGAGTGGGCCGCCGACCCGACCACCCGCCAGGTCGTCGAGGAGCTGCTCGCCGGGGTCACGCTCGACCGCGCCGTCGTCGGGCTGTCCGGCGGTGAGCGCCGCCGCTGCGCCCTCGCCGCCCTGCTCCTCTCGCGCCACGACCTGGTGATCCTCGACGAGCCGACCAACCACCTCGACGTCGAGGCCGTCGCGTGGCTCGCCTCCCACCTCGTCAGCCTCCCGAGCGCGCTGATCGTGGTGACCCACGACCGTTGGTTCCTCGACGAGGTCTGCCAGACCACGTGGGAGGTCCACGACGGGGCGGTCGACGCCTACGAGGGCGGCTACGCGGCGTACGTCCTGGCCAAGGCCGAGCGCCAGCGCCAGGCCGCGGCCTCGGAGACGCGGCGGCAGAACCTCGCCCGCAAGGAGCTCGCGTGGCTGCGGCGCGGCCCGCCGGCGCGTACGTCCAAGCCGAAGTTCCGCATCGACGCCGCCAACGCGCTGATCGACGACGTGCCGCCGCCGCGCGACCGGATGGAGCTGCAGCGCTTCGCCAGCCAGCGTCTCGGCAAGGACGTCATCGACATCGAGGACGTCGACCTGAGCCGGGGTGAGCGGGAGCTGCTCCGCCACGCCACCTGGCGCATCGGACCGGGCGACCGGATCGGGATCGTCGGGGTCAACGGCGCCGGCAAGACCTCGCTGCTCTCCCTCATCTCCGGAGCGCTGCCGCCCGACGTGGGCCGCGTCAAGCACGGCCGCACGGTCGAGATGCAGCACCTGACCCAGGCGCTCGACGAGATCGACCCCGAGGCGCGGGTGCTGCCGACGGTCGAGTCGATCCGCCGGGTCACGAAGACCATCGACGGCCAGGAGATCACCGCGACCTCGCTGCTGGAGCGCTTCGGCTTCACCGGGGACCGGCTCACCGCCCGGCTCGGCGACCTCTCCGGTGGCGAGCGGCGGCGCTTCCAGCTGCTCAAGCTGCTGCTGATCGAGCCCAACGTGCTGCTCCTCGACGAGCCGACCAACGACCTCGACATCGACACCCTCAACGTCCTCGAGGACTTCCTCGACTCCTGGCCGGGCACCCTGATCGTGGTCTCGCACGACCGCTACTTCCTCGAGCGCGTCACCGACTCGACGTGGGCGCTGCTCGGCGACGGGCAGGTCTCGATGCTGCCGCGGGGCGTGGACGAGTACCTCGAGCGGCGGTCAAGCGAGCAGCAGACCGCGAGGTCAAGCGAGCAGCGGGTCGCGAGGAACGAGGTCGCGACGGGCGAGTCGAGGCCCGGAGCGCCGCACGCGGACACCGGCCATGGGCCTCAGCAAAAGGCACGCCCGGGCTCCGCCGAGGACCGCGCGGCCCGCAAGGTGCTCGCCAAGGTCGAGAAGCAGCTCGAGCGCATCGCCGCCCGCGAGGCGGAGCTGCACGCCGAGATGGAGGCCAACCTCAGTGACTACGACCTGCTCGCGCGGGTCGGCGCCCGGCTCGGCGAGCTGGCGGCCGAGAAGGAGGAGCTGGAGCTGGAGTGGCTCGAGGCTTCCGAGGTCGTCGAGTAG
- a CDS encoding VOC family protein, whose product MRLHHVQVACPPGGEAAARRFYADALGLTEVDKPADLVARGGCWFRAYDGSGAVTAELHVGVEDPFAPARKAHPAFVVDDPSTGSGRRLNTVATRLRDGGFEVDEGQRTTFPGHLRLHTFDSHGNRVEVLQSAPRPI is encoded by the coding sequence ATGAGGCTGCACCACGTCCAGGTTGCCTGCCCGCCCGGGGGCGAGGCCGCGGCCCGGCGCTTTTACGCCGATGCGCTCGGCCTGACGGAGGTCGACAAGCCGGCCGACCTGGTCGCGCGCGGTGGCTGCTGGTTCCGGGCGTACGACGGCTCCGGTGCTGTCACCGCCGAGCTGCACGTCGGCGTCGAGGACCCGTTCGCCCCGGCGCGCAAGGCCCACCCGGCCTTCGTCGTCGACGACCCTTCGACAGGCTCAGGACGGCGCCTCAACACGGTGGCAACCCGTCTCCGCGACGGCGGCTTCGAGGTCGACGAGGGCCAGCGCACGACCTTCCCGGGCCACCTGCGGCTGCACACCTTCGACTCCCACGGCAACCGGGTGGAGGTGCTCCAGTCCGCACCACGACCTATTTGA
- a CDS encoding ABC transporter substrate-binding protein, translating to MRSLRMLAVAIATVIAGSGCTAPAAERGSAGHPHDGDALRVVGPFEVHSVAPVESSGLFTRLEVAETLVSSDLEGELQPGLSPSWTVSSDGREWTFDLPAGATFHDGTPVTPDAVAASLQEAYEEPASPLAAAPVESIGADGDAVRIELEQPYPSLPATLTHYSTAVLAPASWDGDRVTEVIGTGPYEIEDIELPARVEVTRFDDFRGEAPAIEQVSFQTVARAESRALMAVSDQADVVFGLEPAGRERVDGSDTAEMVSSLQPRSLMMKVNVDDPLLDDVRVRQALSLALDRESMADAVLREPELAATQLFPPSLTAWNQPDLEPLAHDTAAAAALLDEAGWTAGPDGVRTRDGQPLRLTLTTYPDRPELPALATAIQASLEEVGVQVKVDVTNSSEIPARHADGTLQLGLLAKHLALVTDPLPTVAETFAEEGSEWGVMEWRNDDVARAIADLEAGADEAAAEQDRTTIATAAQEELPLIPVAWYRMNAAVSGHLDGFVMDPLERTWHLSQATWAS from the coding sequence ATGAGGTCGTTGAGGATGCTGGCGGTGGCGATCGCCACCGTGATCGCCGGATCGGGGTGCACCGCGCCGGCCGCCGAGCGGGGGAGTGCGGGCCACCCGCACGACGGCGACGCGCTCCGGGTCGTCGGTCCGTTCGAGGTGCACAGCGTCGCGCCGGTCGAGAGCAGCGGGCTGTTCACCCGCCTCGAGGTCGCCGAGACGCTGGTGAGCAGCGACCTCGAGGGCGAGCTGCAGCCCGGCCTGTCGCCGTCCTGGACCGTCTCCTCCGACGGCCGCGAGTGGACCTTCGACCTGCCCGCCGGCGCGACCTTCCACGACGGCACCCCCGTCACCCCCGACGCTGTCGCCGCGTCGCTGCAGGAGGCGTACGAGGAGCCGGCCAGCCCGCTCGCGGCGGCGCCCGTCGAGAGCATCGGCGCCGACGGCGATGCCGTCCGCATCGAGCTCGAGCAGCCGTACCCGTCCCTGCCCGCGACGCTGACGCACTACAGCACCGCGGTCCTCGCGCCGGCGTCGTGGGACGGCGACCGGGTGACCGAGGTGATCGGCACGGGTCCCTACGAGATCGAGGACATCGAGCTCCCGGCGCGCGTCGAGGTGACGCGCTTCGACGACTTCCGCGGCGAGGCCCCCGCCATCGAGCAGGTCAGCTTCCAGACCGTCGCACGCGCGGAGTCGCGTGCGTTGATGGCCGTCAGCGACCAGGCCGACGTGGTCTTCGGCCTCGAGCCGGCGGGGCGCGAGCGGGTCGACGGCAGCGACACGGCGGAGATGGTCTCGAGCCTCCAGCCGCGCAGCCTGATGATGAAGGTCAACGTCGACGACCCGCTCCTCGACGACGTACGCGTGCGGCAGGCCCTCAGCCTCGCCCTCGACCGCGAGTCGATGGCCGACGCCGTGCTCCGCGAGCCCGAGCTCGCCGCCACGCAGCTCTTCCCGCCGTCGCTCACCGCGTGGAACCAGCCCGACCTCGAGCCGCTCGCGCACGACACCGCAGCGGCGGCGGCGCTGCTGGACGAGGCGGGCTGGACCGCCGGCCCGGACGGCGTACGCACCCGGGACGGGCAGCCGCTGCGCCTCACGCTGACCACCTACCCCGACCGCCCGGAGCTCCCGGCGCTGGCCACCGCGATCCAGGCGTCGCTGGAAGAGGTGGGCGTGCAGGTCAAGGTCGACGTGACCAACTCCAGCGAGATCCCCGCGCGCCACGCCGACGGCACCCTCCAGCTCGGGCTGCTGGCCAAGCACCTCGCCCTGGTGACCGACCCGCTGCCGACCGTCGCCGAGACCTTCGCGGAGGAGGGTTCCGAGTGGGGCGTCATGGAGTGGCGCAACGACGACGTCGCCCGGGCGATCGCGGACCTCGAGGCCGGGGCGGACGAGGCCGCGGCCGAGCAGGACCGCACGACGATCGCCACCGCCGCGCAGGAGGAGCTCCCGCTCATCCCGGTCGCCTGGTACCGGATGAACGCCGCCGTCTCCGGCCACCTCGACGGGTTCGTCATGGACCCGCTCGAGCGCACGTGGCACCTCTCGCAGGCGACGTGGGCCTCGTGA
- a CDS encoding ABC transporter permease: protein MSTTLTPTVLPDSAPADSRRILAMVVLGALAAFALVGPLVLADPGAQDLGRYLEAPSLAEPLGRDEYGRSVLARLAHATRLSLLLGVVCVVTALVLGTATGVLAAWRGGWVDAVLRAVSEAFVAIPALLVVLLFSALSESGSLLTLYVGLALVQWVEYFRVVRARAALVLGGPAVEAARLLGLGWAHLVARHLWPAVRPLLLTLASLGMVTSILAMSTLGFVKVGLQPPRAELGLMVTEAFPFHDVAPWLSIAPVAVLFLLTAGFLGLRHKEVTP from the coding sequence ATGAGCACGACGCTGACCCCCACGGTCCTCCCCGACTCCGCACCTGCCGACAGCCGACGGATCCTCGCGATGGTCGTCCTCGGCGCGCTCGCGGCCTTCGCGCTGGTCGGCCCGCTGGTGCTGGCCGACCCCGGCGCGCAGGACCTCGGCCGCTACCTCGAGGCCCCGTCGCTCGCCGAGCCGCTGGGCCGCGACGAGTACGGCCGCAGCGTGCTGGCGCGGCTGGCCCACGCCACCCGCCTCTCCCTGCTGCTCGGCGTGGTCTGCGTCGTGACGGCCCTGGTCCTCGGCACCGCGACCGGCGTCCTCGCCGCGTGGCGCGGCGGCTGGGTCGACGCGGTGCTCCGCGCGGTCTCCGAGGCGTTCGTCGCCATCCCGGCGCTGCTGGTCGTGCTGCTGTTCTCCGCGCTGTCGGAGAGCGGGTCGCTGCTCACGTTGTACGTGGGGCTCGCGCTCGTGCAGTGGGTGGAGTACTTCCGGGTCGTCCGGGCCCGCGCCGCGCTGGTGCTGGGCGGGCCCGCGGTCGAGGCCGCCCGCCTGCTCGGTCTCGGCTGGGCGCACCTCGTCGCACGCCACCTGTGGCCGGCCGTACGCCCGCTCCTGCTGACCCTCGCCTCCCTCGGCATGGTGACCTCGATCCTGGCCATGTCGACGCTCGGCTTCGTCAAGGTCGGCCTCCAGCCGCCGCGCGCCGAGCTCGGCCTGATGGTCACCGAGGCGTTCCCGTTCCACGACGTGGCGCCGTGGCTCTCCATCGCCCCGGTCGCCGTGCTGTTCCTGCTCACCGCCGGCTTCCTCGGCCTGCGCCACAAGGAGGTCACACCATGA
- a CDS encoding MarR family winged helix-turn-helix transcriptional regulator, with protein MRDEVDDLVEAWGRERGDLDLAPVEVFSRISRLARHLDLARRDAFTAHGIESWEFDVLAALRRAGSPYELSPGRLLRETLVTSGTMTNRVDRLTGRGLVERLPDPHDRRGVLVRLTPEGKAAVDGAFEALLAAEADLLADLSAAERTRLAGLLRSLLAPFS; from the coding sequence ATGCGTGACGAGGTGGACGACCTGGTCGAGGCCTGGGGCCGCGAGCGCGGCGACCTCGACCTCGCGCCCGTCGAGGTGTTCTCCCGCATCAGCCGCCTGGCCCGCCACCTCGACCTCGCCCGCCGCGACGCGTTCACCGCCCACGGCATCGAGTCGTGGGAGTTCGACGTGCTGGCCGCGCTGCGGCGCGCCGGGAGCCCGTACGAGCTCTCGCCCGGCCGGCTGCTGCGCGAGACCCTCGTGACCAGCGGCACGATGACCAACCGGGTCGACCGGCTCACGGGGCGCGGCCTCGTGGAGCGGCTCCCCGATCCCCACGACCGGCGCGGGGTCCTGGTGAGACTGACCCCCGAGGGCAAGGCGGCCGTCGACGGGGCCTTCGAGGCGCTGCTCGCGGCCGAGGCCGACCTGCTCGCCGACCTCTCCGCCGCCGAGCGCACCCGCCTGGCCGGCCTGCTGCGCTCGCTGCTCGCGCCCTTCAGCTGA
- a CDS encoding ABC transporter permease, producing the protein MSGSQVGGVLLRRGAQGIGVAVLVATLCFLVVRQLPGDAALRIAAGRYGYDLVDAEAAAAVRSELGLDRPAWQQLADWLAALVRGDLGTSLVTSAPVREEVGYYLLGTLQLAGLALLLAVALGGALGTVAARRPGGLLDRGVDAWVACVRALPPFLLGLALVLLFSVHLGWLPAVGHGSGTTIVLPAATLAIGLSGLFARVTRDAVVEVQRSEHVRFARTKGLSDRVVLVRHVLRNAGVVLVPYVGVQAVVLIEGVVVVESLFGWQGLGHALVHAVFWRDVPVLQAAALVLALLVVAINTLVDLVVVGLDPRPRGVAVGA; encoded by the coding sequence GTGAGCGGCTCCCAGGTGGGCGGCGTGCTGCTGAGGCGGGGTGCCCAGGGAATCGGCGTCGCGGTGCTCGTGGCGACCCTGTGCTTCCTCGTCGTGCGGCAGCTGCCCGGCGACGCGGCGCTGCGCATCGCCGCGGGTCGCTACGGATACGACCTCGTCGACGCGGAGGCGGCGGCCGCCGTGCGCAGCGAGCTCGGTCTCGACCGCCCGGCCTGGCAGCAGCTGGCCGACTGGCTGGCCGCGCTCGTCCGCGGCGACCTCGGCACGTCCCTCGTGACGTCCGCCCCCGTGCGCGAGGAGGTCGGCTACTACCTCCTCGGGACGCTCCAGCTCGCCGGCCTCGCGCTGCTGCTCGCCGTCGCCCTCGGCGGTGCCCTCGGCACGGTCGCGGCGCGCCGCCCCGGCGGGCTGCTCGACCGCGGCGTCGACGCCTGGGTGGCCTGCGTACGCGCCCTGCCGCCCTTCCTGCTCGGCCTCGCGCTGGTGCTGCTCTTCTCCGTCCACCTGGGGTGGTTGCCCGCGGTCGGCCACGGCTCCGGCACCACGATCGTGCTGCCGGCCGCGACCCTCGCCATCGGCCTGTCCGGCCTCTTCGCCCGCGTCACCCGCGACGCCGTCGTGGAGGTGCAGCGCTCCGAGCACGTGCGCTTCGCCCGCACGAAGGGCCTCTCGGATCGCGTGGTCCTGGTCCGCCACGTGCTGCGCAACGCCGGCGTCGTGCTGGTGCCGTACGTCGGGGTGCAGGCGGTCGTGCTCATCGAGGGGGTCGTGGTGGTGGAGAGCCTCTTCGGCTGGCAGGGCCTCGGGCACGCGCTGGTGCACGCCGTGTTCTGGCGCGACGTCCCGGTGCTCCAGGCCGCGGCGCTCGTGCTGGCGCTCCTCGTCGTCGCGATCAACACGCTCGTCGACCTGGTGGTGGTGGGGCTCGACCCGCGCCCGCGCGGTGTGGCGGTGGGCGCATGA
- a CDS encoding amino acid ABC transporter permease, with amino-acid sequence MSNVLYDEPGPKARRRAAIGTVVAAAILLGFTGVAVWRLADRGQFDAELWSPLINPSDENFVLVWRLLAQGLQATLTAAVLAISLSLVIGTLLGVSRLMLGKVGRIPVVAVIELFRGLPVIISIFYVYILVRSTGIDISFLPGSDGLWFLVIGLTFYNSVIIAEIVRAGVNSLPRGQSEAALAIGMTRWKSMKNVELPQAFRTMLPALISQLVVVLKDTSLVAVLGLYTELLRRGNLISLNLDNPIQVLFVVGLIFILINYGLSKLAEFVERRLSTRGQSSTVLVKTGDAVA; translated from the coding sequence ATGAGCAACGTCCTGTACGACGAGCCCGGCCCGAAGGCTCGCCGCCGCGCCGCCATCGGCACGGTGGTCGCTGCCGCCATCCTCCTTGGGTTCACCGGCGTCGCCGTGTGGCGACTGGCCGACCGCGGTCAGTTCGACGCCGAGCTGTGGTCGCCGCTGATCAACCCCAGCGACGAGAACTTCGTGCTCGTGTGGCGTCTCCTGGCGCAGGGTCTCCAAGCCACCCTCACCGCAGCCGTGCTGGCGATCTCCCTCTCCCTCGTCATCGGGACCCTCCTCGGGGTTTCCCGGCTCATGCTGGGCAAGGTCGGCCGCATCCCTGTCGTCGCGGTGATCGAGCTCTTCCGCGGGCTGCCGGTGATCATCTCGATCTTCTACGTCTACATCCTGGTTCGGTCCACGGGCATCGACATCTCGTTCCTGCCCGGCAGTGACGGCCTGTGGTTCCTCGTGATCGGCCTGACGTTCTACAACTCGGTGATCATCGCCGAGATCGTGCGCGCCGGGGTCAACTCGCTCCCCCGCGGCCAGAGCGAGGCCGCGCTGGCCATCGGCATGACCCGCTGGAAGTCGATGAAGAACGTCGAGCTGCCGCAGGCCTTCCGGACCATGCTGCCGGCCTTGATCAGCCAGCTCGTCGTGGTCCTCAAGGACACCTCGTTGGTGGCCGTGCTGGGTCTCTACACCGAGCTGCTGCGTCGCGGCAACCTGATCTCGCTCAACCTCGACAACCCGATCCAGGTGCTCTTCGTGGTCGGCTTGATCTTCATCCTGATCAACTACGGCCTCTCCAAGCTCGCAGAGTTCGTCGAGCGTCGCCTGTCGACCCGTGGCCAGTCCTCGACCGTGCTCGTGAAGACCGGCGACGCCGTCGCCTAG
- a CDS encoding ABC transporter ATP-binding protein, producing MTALELHDVVVTHAGRRLVDVPHLRIDPGRPVTIVGESGSGKSLLAHALMGTLAASLEVDGKVDLGGRLLPLAERGNRRSLWGSEVAMLPQEPALALDPTMRVGRQVAEGVLGATRATARARAASALAGVGLMGAEESFPHTLSGGMAQRVAYAAATVGGARVLVVDEPSKGLDPAAVDRLADLLLRHVADGGLLLTITHDLRLAAALGGEVAVMRDAEVLESGDAAQVLDEPRHDYTRRLVTAAPERWRHPWQRTGWTSASESLVEATGVAKAYGSQRLFADLDVRVRPGERVALSGPSGVGKTTLGGILLRMVAADAGRVVHHRSLRGRVQKLYQDPALSFPAMVPIEVGLRDVVKRHGADPALLGQLVEDLRLAPELLARRPAEVSGGELQRVAIARMLLARPRLVLADEATSRLDLLTQEVTVDALVRGLDDAALLVVTHDSALADAVADTHLHLAGDEV from the coding sequence ATGACCGCGCTCGAGCTGCACGACGTCGTCGTCACGCACGCCGGACGCCGGCTCGTCGACGTCCCCCACCTGCGGATCGACCCCGGGCGGCCGGTCACGATCGTGGGCGAGAGCGGGTCGGGCAAGTCGCTGCTCGCGCACGCCCTGATGGGCACCCTCGCGGCCAGCCTCGAGGTCGACGGCAAGGTCGACCTCGGCGGACGGCTGCTGCCGCTCGCCGAGCGCGGCAACCGCCGGTCGCTGTGGGGCAGTGAGGTCGCGATGCTTCCCCAGGAGCCCGCGCTGGCGCTCGACCCGACGATGCGGGTCGGCCGGCAGGTCGCCGAGGGGGTGCTCGGTGCCACGCGGGCGACCGCCCGGGCACGAGCGGCCTCGGCGCTGGCCGGTGTCGGGCTCATGGGGGCCGAGGAGTCCTTCCCGCACACGCTGTCCGGCGGCATGGCCCAACGGGTGGCGTACGCCGCGGCGACGGTCGGCGGCGCCCGCGTGCTGGTCGTCGACGAGCCCTCGAAGGGGCTGGACCCGGCGGCCGTCGACCGGCTCGCCGACCTGCTGCTGCGCCACGTCGCCGACGGTGGCCTGCTCCTCACCATCACCCACGACCTGCGGCTCGCGGCAGCGCTCGGCGGGGAGGTCGCGGTCATGCGCGACGCCGAGGTGCTCGAGTCCGGCGACGCCGCGCAGGTCCTCGACGAGCCGCGGCACGACTACACCCGCCGCCTGGTCACGGCCGCCCCCGAACGGTGGCGGCACCCGTGGCAGCGGACGGGGTGGACATCCGCCTCTGAGTCGCTCGTCGAGGCGACCGGCGTCGCCAAGGCGTACGGCTCGCAGCGGCTCTTCGCCGACCTCGACGTGCGCGTACGCCCGGGTGAGCGGGTCGCGCTGAGCGGTCCGAGCGGGGTCGGCAAGACCACCCTGGGCGGGATCCTGCTGCGGATGGTCGCCGCGGACGCCGGCCGGGTCGTGCACCATCGCTCGCTGCGCGGGCGGGTGCAGAAGCTCTACCAGGACCCGGCCCTCTCCTTCCCGGCGATGGTGCCCATCGAGGTGGGCCTGCGCGACGTGGTCAAGCGGCACGGTGCGGACCCGGCGCTGCTCGGGCAGCTGGTGGAGGACCTGCGGCTGGCGCCCGAGCTGCTCGCCCGGCGGCCGGCGGAGGTCTCCGGCGGCGAGCTGCAGCGCGTGGCGATCGCCCGGATGCTGCTGGCGCGGCCCCGGCTGGTGCTTGCCGACGAGGCGACGTCGCGGCTCGACCTGCTCACCCAGGAGGTGACCGTCGATGCGCTCGTGCGCGGCCTCGACGACGCCGCGCTGCTGGTGGTCACCCATGACAGTGCCCTTGCGGACGCGGTGGCCGACACGCACCTGCACCTCGCCGGTGACGAGGTGTAG
- a CDS encoding amino acid ABC transporter permease yields the protein MDAVFDNMDLFWSGFLRSLGICLWGMVGSLVLGTFIAACRVSPIPSLRWFGTSWVTLIRNCPLTVVLFFMAFGLPEIGINQSYYVFGVAALVIYTSAFVCEAIRSGINSVSAGQAEAARSIGLTFGQSLSQVVMPQAFRSIVPPLGSVIIAMFKNSAVVGAFGVGRDLWSVYKNLTSAQGYDGLPVITGVAVGYLCITLPAAAILAYTERKVAIAR from the coding sequence GTGGACGCCGTCTTCGACAACATGGACCTGTTCTGGTCCGGATTCCTGAGGTCGCTCGGGATCTGCCTGTGGGGCATGGTGGGATCGCTCGTGCTCGGGACGTTCATCGCGGCGTGCCGGGTCTCCCCCATCCCCTCGCTGCGCTGGTTCGGCACGTCGTGGGTCACCTTGATCCGCAACTGCCCCCTCACCGTGGTGCTCTTCTTCATGGCCTTCGGCCTGCCGGAGATCGGCATCAACCAGTCCTACTACGTCTTCGGCGTCGCGGCGCTGGTGATCTACACGAGCGCGTTCGTGTGCGAGGCGATCCGCTCGGGCATCAACTCCGTCTCGGCCGGTCAGGCCGAGGCGGCCCGCTCGATCGGCCTGACCTTCGGCCAGTCGCTCAGCCAGGTCGTCATGCCCCAAGCCTTCCGCAGCATCGTCCCGCCCCTGGGCAGCGTCATCATCGCGATGTTCAAGAACTCGGCCGTCGTGGGTGCGTTCGGGGTCGGCCGCGACCTCTGGTCGGTCTACAAGAACCTGACGAGCGCGCAAGGCTACGACGGCCTGCCGGTCATCACTGGGGTGGCCGTCGGATACCTGTGCATCACCCTCCCGGCCGCGGCCATCCTTGCCTACACCGAGCGAAAGGTGGCGATCGCGCGATGA